The following are encoded together in the Halopiger aswanensis genome:
- a CDS encoding ABC transporter substrate-binding protein has product MQGARHNELDRRRFLQLTGIATTAGLTSMAGCIDDSGGGSDDEFVVTQGEFATTVDPNGHNDAPTYNVLDQVYEPLWDITPDGELEPRIVEEWSHPDDSTMELTVRDDVVFHEGQEMTASDVAYTINRAVDEDVGIASEQADRYPGVVGAEAPDDTTVVIEHESVPSIVEFNVATVATVVSEEWMEEREQPVNEELNGTGPYQVEEYTPDEEITFTTFDDYWGEVPDLDPVRFRGASEASTRVSELETGESDLIVNVPPSDVANIDEADGVEVRTVTSLRNIFLVMPNDDEPFDSQEFRQAMNYAVDVDAIIENVLDGFGSPTSQPIPEGIFGYNDDLDPYPHDPEQAEQLVEDSGYSGVEITLESPEGRYLNDTEVAETAAQQIDQLENVSCDFQITDFETITESSLDADPSTSPDFFLIGWGNPTYDADYGLAPWFVSGQAAYNFEDEEIEEKILESQQTTDPDEREQLLQEINADLHEAAPWVFLHREESIYGIRSDVDWNPRADESIFLDEMSR; this is encoded by the coding sequence ATGCAGGGTGCTAGACATAACGAATTGGATCGGCGACGATTCCTCCAGCTTACCGGCATCGCGACGACTGCCGGACTCACCTCGATGGCGGGGTGTATCGACGACTCCGGCGGCGGCTCGGACGACGAGTTCGTGGTGACGCAAGGAGAGTTCGCCACGACCGTCGATCCGAACGGCCACAACGACGCGCCGACGTACAACGTGCTCGATCAGGTCTACGAGCCGCTGTGGGACATCACGCCCGACGGCGAACTCGAGCCGCGGATCGTCGAGGAGTGGAGCCACCCCGACGACAGCACGATGGAACTGACCGTCCGGGACGACGTCGTCTTCCACGAGGGCCAGGAGATGACGGCCTCGGATGTTGCCTACACGATCAACCGCGCCGTCGACGAGGACGTCGGCATCGCCAGCGAGCAGGCCGACCGCTACCCCGGCGTCGTCGGCGCCGAAGCCCCGGACGACACGACGGTCGTGATCGAGCACGAGTCGGTCCCCTCGATCGTCGAGTTCAACGTAGCGACCGTCGCCACCGTCGTCAGCGAGGAGTGGATGGAAGAGCGCGAGCAGCCGGTTAACGAGGAGCTCAACGGAACCGGGCCGTATCAGGTCGAGGAGTATACCCCGGACGAAGAGATCACGTTCACCACGTTCGACGACTACTGGGGCGAGGTGCCCGACCTCGATCCGGTCCGGTTCCGCGGCGCCAGCGAGGCGAGCACCCGCGTCTCCGAACTCGAGACGGGGGAAAGCGACCTGATCGTCAACGTACCGCCGTCGGACGTCGCCAACATCGACGAGGCCGACGGCGTCGAGGTGCGGACCGTCACGAGCCTCCGGAACATCTTCCTGGTGATGCCCAACGACGACGAGCCGTTCGACAGCCAGGAGTTCCGCCAGGCGATGAACTACGCCGTCGACGTCGACGCGATCATCGAGAACGTCCTCGACGGCTTCGGCTCGCCGACCTCCCAGCCGATCCCAGAGGGGATTTTCGGCTACAACGACGACCTCGACCCGTACCCGCACGACCCCGAGCAGGCCGAACAGCTCGTCGAGGACAGCGGCTACAGCGGCGTCGAGATCACCCTCGAGTCGCCGGAAGGGCGCTACCTCAACGACACGGAGGTCGCGGAGACGGCGGCCCAGCAGATCGACCAACTCGAGAACGTCTCGTGTGACTTCCAGATCACGGACTTCGAGACGATCACCGAATCGTCGCTCGACGCCGATCCGTCGACCTCGCCGGACTTCTTCCTGATCGGCTGGGGCAACCCGACCTACGACGCGGACTACGGACTCGCGCCGTGGTTCGTCAGCGGCCAGGCCGCCTACAACTTCGAGGACGAGGAGATCGAGGAGAAGATCCTCGAGAGCCAGCAGACGACCGATCCGGACGAGCGCGAGCAGTTGCTCCAGGAGATTAACGCCGATCTCCACGAAGCGGCGCCGTGGGTCTTCCTCCACCGCGAGGAGAGCATCTACGGGATCCGCTCCGACGTCGATTGGAACCCCCGCGCCGACGAGAGTATCTTCCTGGACGAGATGAGCAGGTAA
- a CDS encoding cation:proton antiporter regulatory subunit, translating to MTIYESDLPGVGKKFEVELENDERLVIVTHNTGKREVYLKANPDADGDKLFEVSDRLARKVGTILEGAYFQPVQAEAVETMLSDDTFLEWYNVTDTADIAGQSLEDAAIRERTGVSVIAIQRGDDLISPPTPETVLEVGDTLVVIGAREECAEFETLLGDEI from the coding sequence ATGACCATTTACGAGAGCGACCTCCCCGGGGTCGGGAAGAAATTCGAGGTCGAACTCGAGAACGACGAGCGACTGGTGATCGTCACGCACAACACGGGGAAGCGGGAGGTGTACCTGAAGGCGAATCCGGACGCGGACGGCGACAAACTGTTCGAGGTGTCGGATCGGCTCGCCCGGAAGGTCGGGACGATTCTGGAGGGTGCGTACTTCCAGCCGGTCCAGGCCGAGGCCGTAGAGACGATGCTCTCGGACGACACCTTCCTCGAGTGGTACAACGTCACCGACACGGCCGACATCGCCGGCCAGAGCCTCGAGGACGCGGCGATCCGCGAGCGGACGGGGGTTTCGGTCATCGCGATCCAGCGCGGCGACGACCTGATCTCGCCGCCGACGCCGGAGACGGTCCTCGAGGTCGGCGACACCCTCGTCGTCATCGGGGCGCGGGAGGAGTGTGCCGAGTTCGAAACCCTGCTGGGTGACGAGATTTAG
- a CDS encoding methylglyoxal synthase, whose product MTRVALIAHDEKKPDLIEFAQNHEEQLREYELIATGTTGKRLMEATDLEIERKESGPLGGDLMIGSEVAEDKLDGIVFLRDPLRAQPHEPDISALLRICDVHDTAIATNLTSAEFLIEGLAD is encoded by the coding sequence ATGACGCGCGTTGCGCTCATCGCACACGACGAGAAGAAACCGGATTTGATCGAGTTCGCGCAAAATCACGAGGAGCAACTCCGCGAGTACGAACTGATCGCGACCGGGACGACCGGCAAGCGGCTCATGGAGGCGACCGACCTCGAGATCGAGCGCAAGGAGTCGGGCCCGCTGGGCGGCGACCTGATGATCGGCTCGGAGGTCGCGGAGGACAAACTCGACGGGATCGTCTTCCTGCGGGATCCGCTGCGCGCCCAGCCCCACGAGCCGGATATCTCCGCGCTCTTGCGGATCTGTGACGTCCACGACACCGCAATAGCGACGAACCTCACGTCCGCGGAGTTCCTTATCGAGGGCTTGGCCGACTAA
- a CDS encoding HAD family hydrolase — translation MPQAVVFDLDYTLAVPTRDRETILQDAVDAVGAPSLSREDYLEVHGQHLTRESREPIFAALLADRESDADPAAVATAYRETIADALEPLPGVEAMLAELRTEYRVGLLTNGPVRAQRDKLETLGWEDAFDAALVTGELEAGKPDPRAFEAIAAELDVDPADAVYVGDDVDADVTGATNAGMTPVQVLLEDGPDPDPRAVAHVEQREIATALPAVLADLE, via the coding sequence ATGCCACAGGCGGTCGTCTTCGACCTCGATTACACCCTCGCGGTGCCGACCCGGGACCGGGAGACCATTCTACAGGACGCCGTCGACGCCGTCGGCGCCCCGTCGCTCTCGCGCGAGGACTACCTCGAGGTCCACGGCCAGCACCTCACGCGAGAGTCGCGCGAACCGATCTTCGCGGCCCTGCTGGCCGACCGCGAGAGCGACGCCGACCCGGCCGCCGTCGCGACGGCCTACCGCGAGACGATCGCGGACGCGCTCGAGCCGCTTCCCGGCGTCGAAGCGATGCTCGCCGAGCTCCGGACCGAGTACCGCGTCGGGCTGCTCACCAACGGCCCCGTCCGCGCCCAGCGGGACAAACTAGAGACGCTCGGCTGGGAGGACGCCTTCGACGCGGCGCTGGTCACGGGCGAACTCGAGGCCGGCAAACCCGACCCGCGCGCGTTCGAGGCGATCGCCGCGGAACTGGACGTCGATCCGGCCGACGCGGTCTACGTCGGCGACGACGTCGACGCCGACGTCACCGGGGCCACGAACGCCGGTATGACCCCGGTGCAGGTGCTGCTCGAGGACGGTCCCGATCCCGATCCGCGGGCGGTCGCCCACGTCGAGCAGCGAGAGATCGCGACGGCGCTGCCGGCAGTGTTGGCGGACCTCGAGTAA
- a CDS encoding TrkH family potassium uptake protein yields MRIRVDWRSSCSLSGTVLKWIAVPLAVPLLLAVIDGDDVLPFAAGVVVTVVLGAALELLSDDRELGQREGFLMVAFTWLSVGLVGAIPFYLAGLAAGPDSAFYSLVNAGFESMSGLTTTGATIMNGWDFENQSRAILLWRQILQWLGGLGILIVAIGLLSNLMVGGAQLMETETQTKNVTKLTPQIESTARLIWGLYVGLTVLAAATFYALHLLGLAENMDLFNAVAHALTSVSTAGFSPEAESIAAFEPIVQWAVTPFMLLGATNFVLLYYVVQGEFERPLESEEFRFYLGLVAALSVIVAFIIGIDPEMDLGLEATIRHGFFNVVSMVTTTGYASTNFDRWTAGAKHVLFICMFLGGMAGSTTCSIKTLRWLVIVKGLYRNFFTSIHPEAVRPVRLGDGIVDEETITDIFAYVMLAIVIFFLLTVLIVVDAARAGTTVTEFEALGAAASIFLNIGPAFGMAGPMDNYAGFPATTRAVMVIMMWIGRIEIIPVLVLLLPAYWRS; encoded by the coding sequence ATGCGAATCCGTGTCGACTGGCGCTCGAGCTGTAGCCTCTCGGGGACGGTACTGAAGTGGATCGCGGTTCCCCTCGCGGTGCCGCTCCTGCTGGCCGTCATCGACGGCGACGACGTGCTTCCGTTCGCGGCGGGCGTAGTGGTGACGGTCGTTCTGGGGGCGGCCCTCGAGTTGTTGAGCGACGACCGCGAACTCGGCCAGCGGGAGGGGTTCCTGATGGTCGCGTTCACCTGGCTCAGCGTCGGCCTCGTCGGGGCGATTCCGTTCTATCTGGCGGGGCTCGCCGCCGGCCCCGACTCCGCGTTCTACAGCCTCGTCAACGCCGGGTTCGAGAGCATGAGCGGGCTCACGACGACGGGGGCGACGATCATGAACGGCTGGGACTTCGAGAACCAGTCGCGCGCGATCTTGCTCTGGCGCCAAATTCTCCAGTGGCTCGGCGGCCTCGGCATCCTGATCGTCGCGATCGGCCTGCTGTCGAACCTGATGGTCGGGGGCGCCCAGTTGATGGAGACGGAAACGCAGACCAAGAACGTCACCAAGCTGACCCCGCAGATCGAGAGTACGGCGCGGCTCATCTGGGGACTGTACGTCGGGCTGACGGTGCTGGCGGCGGCGACGTTCTACGCGCTGCACCTCCTCGGACTCGCGGAGAATATGGACCTGTTCAACGCCGTCGCCCACGCGCTCACCAGCGTCTCGACCGCCGGCTTCTCGCCCGAAGCCGAGAGCATCGCCGCGTTCGAACCGATCGTCCAGTGGGCGGTCACGCCGTTCATGCTGCTGGGCGCGACCAACTTCGTGTTGCTGTACTACGTCGTGCAAGGCGAGTTCGAACGGCCGCTCGAGTCCGAGGAGTTTCGCTTTTACCTCGGGCTCGTCGCCGCGCTCAGCGTAATCGTCGCGTTCATCATCGGCATCGATCCCGAGATGGACCTCGGCCTCGAGGCGACGATCAGACACGGCTTTTTCAACGTCGTCTCGATGGTGACGACGACGGGCTACGCCTCGACGAACTTCGACCGCTGGACGGCCGGCGCCAAACACGTCCTCTTCATCTGTATGTTCCTCGGCGGCATGGCCGGCAGCACGACCTGCTCGATCAAGACGCTGCGGTGGCTCGTGATCGTCAAGGGGCTGTACCGCAACTTCTTCACGTCGATCCATCCGGAAGCGGTCCGTCCCGTCCGGCTGGGCGACGGCATCGTCGACGAGGAGACGATCACCGACATCTTCGCCTACGTGATGCTCGCGATCGTGATCTTCTTCCTGCTGACGGTGCTGATCGTCGTCGACGCCGCTCGAGCGGGGACGACCGTCACCGAGTTCGAGGCGTTAGGCGCCGCCGCGTCGATCTTCCTCAACATCGGGCCCGCGTTCGGTATGGCCGGCCCCATGGACAACTACGCCGGCTTCCCCGCGACGACGCGCGCCGTGATGGTGATCATGATGTGGATCGGCCGCATCGAGATCATCCCGGTGCTCGTGTTGTTGCTCCCGGCGTACTGGCGATCCTGA
- a CDS encoding ribonuclease H family protein yields the protein MAAHGRSALRDLFDESPTPHIAHPPRTHHRDFYVATDGSFRESGGGLGAVIETRDGTRVARIATADTPPDNNVAEYRALHLGLDVLAARAPRDARVGVLVDHDALASNVNTAVLATNHPDGKPPQPLSVPAATRYHWRGIEARLSGFDEVRAARIDSDQNPAHPLANTPDRYRHVNQEPDRCVLPEPLKSRTSGTGRGAGADANEDAEFPPPSRADRHSAGGSGRASD from the coding sequence ATGGCCGCTCACGGCCGGTCCGCACTGCGGGACCTGTTCGACGAGTCGCCCACGCCCCACATCGCCCACCCACCCCGTACTCATCACCGTGACTTCTACGTCGCCACGGACGGGTCCTTCCGGGAGTCGGGCGGTGGCCTGGGCGCCGTCATTGAAACGCGCGACGGCACCCGCGTCGCACGCATCGCGACCGCGGATACGCCGCCGGACAACAACGTTGCCGAGTATCGAGCGTTGCATCTCGGACTCGACGTCCTCGCCGCGCGAGCGCCTCGAGACGCCCGCGTCGGCGTCCTCGTCGACCACGACGCGCTCGCGAGCAACGTCAACACTGCCGTCCTCGCGACGAACCATCCCGACGGGAAGCCGCCGCAACCGCTCTCGGTGCCGGCGGCGACGCGGTATCACTGGCGCGGGATCGAAGCCCGACTCAGCGGCTTCGACGAGGTTCGCGCGGCGCGCATCGACAGCGATCAGAACCCCGCGCATCCGCTCGCGAACACGCCGGACCGGTACCGACACGTCAACCAGGAGCCCGACCGCTGCGTGCTCCCCGAACCCCTCAAGTCCCGAACGTCGGGGACGGGACGGGGCGCCGGAGCGGACGCCAACGAGGACGCCGAGTTCCCGCCGCCGTCCCGCGCCGATCGGCACAGCGCCGGCGGGAGCGGGCGTGCCTCCGACTGA
- a CDS encoding TrkH family potassium uptake protein gives MRRHLRVDWRSGLSLVGTILAFLSIAYVVPIVTALLYGGEDLWVFVVTMAATAGFGLALRELEPEPDPGAREAFMVVALTWLFAAVFGAVPFVLAGNGTIAHPVNALFESMSGFTTTGATVMGDISFETHSRAMLMWRQLTQWVGGMGIIVLAVAILSQMAVGGAQLMEAETPGPGVSKLTPHIAETARVLWIAYVGFTVLYIALLYAAHLAGYAPNMDAYNAIAHGLTTLPTGGFSPEARSIEAFSPLVQWLVVPFMFIAGVNFVLWWHVVSGDPRTMLRDNEFRLYLGAVTVLSIVGTAMLFFSSLETAETGQIGGNLERSARYAVFQITSLVNSTGYANMDFDTWSGAGKGLLLFAMFVGGSTGSTGGGVKVLRWLVIIKTLRRELFTTVHPEAVRPVRMNGQILDEDAVRGIYAFTLLYLVLFFVGIGLLAADVSRVGLYVEFDVIDIVSASIATLGNIGPGLGTVTGPMGGYNDFPLSSKGLMILYMWIGRLEIFPVLVLLTRAYWQS, from the coding sequence ATGCGACGGCACCTCCGCGTCGACTGGCGATCCGGGCTGAGCCTCGTCGGCACGATCCTCGCGTTCCTCTCGATCGCGTACGTCGTGCCGATCGTCACCGCCCTGCTGTACGGCGGCGAGGACCTCTGGGTGTTCGTCGTCACGATGGCGGCAACCGCCGGCTTCGGCCTCGCGCTGCGAGAACTCGAGCCGGAGCCGGATCCGGGCGCCCGCGAGGCGTTTATGGTCGTCGCGCTCACGTGGCTGTTCGCGGCGGTGTTCGGCGCCGTGCCGTTCGTCCTCGCGGGCAACGGCACCATCGCGCACCCGGTCAACGCCCTCTTCGAGAGCATGAGCGGGTTCACGACGACCGGAGCGACCGTCATGGGCGATATCTCGTTCGAGACCCACTCCCGCGCGATGTTGATGTGGCGCCAGCTGACCCAGTGGGTCGGCGGCATGGGGATCATCGTCCTCGCGGTCGCGATCCTCTCGCAGATGGCCGTCGGCGGCGCCCAATTGATGGAAGCCGAGACCCCCGGACCGGGCGTCTCGAAGCTCACACCTCACATCGCCGAGACCGCCCGCGTCCTGTGGATCGCCTACGTCGGCTTCACCGTCCTCTACATCGCCCTGCTGTACGCGGCACACCTCGCCGGCTACGCGCCGAATATGGACGCGTACAATGCGATCGCGCACGGCCTCACGACGCTGCCGACCGGCGGCTTCTCGCCGGAAGCCCGGAGCATCGAGGCGTTCTCACCGCTCGTACAGTGGCTCGTCGTCCCCTTTATGTTCATCGCGGGGGTCAACTTCGTGCTCTGGTGGCACGTCGTCTCGGGAGATCCGCGGACCATGCTTCGGGACAACGAGTTCCGGCTCTATCTCGGCGCCGTTACCGTCCTCTCGATCGTCGGCACCGCTATGCTCTTCTTCTCGTCGCTCGAGACGGCCGAGACGGGACAGATCGGCGGTAACCTCGAGCGATCGGCGCGGTACGCGGTCTTCCAGATTACGTCGTTGGTCAACTCGACGGGGTACGCGAACATGGATTTCGACACGTGGAGCGGCGCCGGGAAGGGACTGCTGCTGTTCGCGATGTTCGTCGGCGGCTCGACGGGATCGACCGGCGGCGGCGTGAAGGTCCTCCGGTGGCTCGTGATCATAAAGACGCTTCGGCGGGAGCTTTTCACGACGGTCCACCCCGAGGCAGTCCGGCCGGTTCGGATGAACGGCCAGATCCTCGACGAGGACGCGGTGCGGGGTATCTACGCCTTCACGCTGCTGTACCTCGTCCTCTTCTTCGTGGGTATCGGCCTGCTCGCGGCCGACGTCTCGCGCGTCGGCCTCTACGTCGAGTTCGACGTGATCGACATCGTGAGCGCGTCGATCGCGACGCTCGGCAACATCGGACCGGGACTCGGGACGGTCACCGGTCCGATGGGCGGCTACAACGACTTCCCGCTTTCCTCGAAGGGACTGATGATCCTCTACATGTGGATCGGCCGCCTCGAGATCTTCCCGGTGCTCGTGTTACTGACGCGGGCGTACTGGCAGAGCTAG
- a CDS encoding cation:proton antiporter has translation MATAESTALIDVGILFGAVALAGLIANRINQSVIPFYILVGMLLGEHVLGGVDFPALLGTDRVPHGSELALVETDFIYVGHEIGIVLLLFFLGLEFNLDRLLASKERIGKAGAVDLAINFGVGLLLGYALFGSLLPAFLTAGIVYISSSAIITKSLLDLGWIANDESDAMLGTLVFEDLFIAVYLAVATALVLGGGDVGEALGRIGVAIGFILGLLLLVYLGTEWFQRGLDTDSHEFIVLRALGITLLIAGAALSLGVSEAVAAFFVGMAFSSTDHVHDLENLLEPLRDAFAAIFFFWIGLVTDPSLFLGVAGLIAVAVIATTPTKLVSGYFGGRIYDLSERRSVRVGLGMSTRGEFSLIIASLALSGAETTLAGGVGQDIYAFAVGYVLVMSVLGTSLMQYADRIESVVVPRLEARAGTGTQAGGD, from the coding sequence GTGGCAACTGCTGAATCGACCGCCCTGATCGACGTCGGTATCCTGTTCGGAGCCGTCGCGCTGGCCGGCCTTATCGCGAACCGGATCAACCAGTCGGTGATCCCGTTCTACATCCTCGTCGGCATGCTGCTCGGTGAACACGTCCTCGGCGGCGTCGACTTCCCGGCGCTGCTCGGGACGGACCGCGTCCCCCACGGGTCGGAACTCGCGCTCGTCGAGACCGACTTCATCTACGTCGGCCACGAGATCGGGATCGTCCTCCTGCTGTTTTTCCTCGGCCTCGAGTTCAACCTCGATCGGCTCCTCGCGTCGAAGGAACGCATCGGGAAGGCGGGCGCGGTCGATCTCGCGATCAACTTCGGCGTCGGCCTGCTGCTCGGCTACGCCCTCTTCGGCTCGTTGCTGCCGGCTTTCCTCACCGCCGGGATCGTCTACATCTCCTCCTCGGCGATCATCACGAAGTCGCTGCTCGATCTGGGTTGGATCGCCAACGACGAGTCCGACGCGATGCTGGGGACGCTGGTGTTCGAGGACCTCTTTATCGCCGTCTACCTGGCCGTCGCGACCGCGCTGGTGCTCGGCGGCGGCGACGTCGGCGAGGCGCTCGGCCGGATCGGCGTCGCGATCGGCTTCATCCTCGGCCTCCTCCTGCTGGTCTATCTGGGTACGGAGTGGTTCCAGCGCGGTCTCGATACCGACTCCCACGAGTTCATCGTGCTCCGGGCGCTGGGGATCACGCTGCTGATAGCGGGCGCTGCGCTCTCGCTCGGCGTCAGCGAGGCCGTCGCGGCGTTCTTCGTCGGCATGGCCTTTTCGTCGACCGACCACGTCCACGACTTAGAGAACCTGCTCGAGCCGCTGCGGGACGCTTTCGCGGCGATCTTCTTCTTTTGGATCGGACTCGTCACCGATCCGTCGCTGTTCCTCGGCGTCGCTGGACTGATCGCGGTCGCGGTGATCGCGACGACGCCGACGAAACTGGTCAGCGGCTACTTCGGCGGTCGAATCTACGACTTGAGCGAGCGCCGGTCGGTCCGCGTCGGCCTCGGGATGTCGACCCGCGGCGAGTTCTCGCTGATCATCGCGAGCCTCGCGCTCTCGGGGGCCGAGACGACGCTCGCCGGCGGCGTCGGTCAGGACATCTACGCCTTCGCCGTCGGTTACGTCCTGGTCATGAGCGTGCTGGGTACCTCGCTCATGCAGTACGCCGACCGGATCGAATCCGTCGTCGTGCCGCGACTCGAGGCCCGCGCCGGGACGGGAACGCAGGCCGGCGGGGACTGA
- the trkA gene encoding Trk system potassium transporter TrkA, whose amino-acid sequence MRVVIIGAGDVGRAIAANLEASHEVVVVDRDGDVVEELTYSLDVLALEGDGTELETLREADVEQADLVIACTDSDEANVVVCGATKTVSDAFTIARVRRRTLLETWEGSQGAFGVDFMVCTDLLAAQAIVRISGLPATQDVDTFVGGLVRMAEFEIDADSPVAEMTVQEADCYDSLTFAAIFRGDEMIVAGGDTVIRAGDRVVVIGSAGSVADFAGDVVPSTTDDEEVIIVGASEIGFQAAREFEEHGYRPRLIERDPDRAREVAESLPNTLVMESDATDTEFLAREHVDEADVVVAALDGDEKNLLVSLLAERLGVDRTVAVIENREYTDLFETVGVDVAVNPREETAEEIVRFTRAGHTEKVAMLEHDRAEVIEFEVSPESVLAGETIVDATAALPNGVVIGAISRGGELVTPRGETVVEPGDHVVVFVDAKVLDAVIEAI is encoded by the coding sequence GTGCGCGTAGTCATCATCGGCGCCGGTGACGTCGGCCGCGCGATCGCCGCCAATCTCGAAGCGTCTCACGAGGTCGTCGTCGTCGACCGAGACGGGGACGTCGTCGAGGAGCTCACCTACTCGCTTGACGTCCTCGCGCTCGAGGGCGACGGCACCGAACTCGAGACGCTCCGCGAGGCGGACGTCGAGCAGGCCGATCTGGTCATCGCCTGTACCGACAGCGACGAGGCGAACGTCGTCGTCTGCGGGGCGACGAAGACGGTCAGCGACGCGTTCACGATCGCGCGGGTCAGACGGCGGACCCTGCTGGAAACGTGGGAGGGATCGCAGGGCGCGTTCGGCGTCGACTTCATGGTCTGTACGGACTTGCTGGCCGCGCAAGCGATCGTCCGGATCTCCGGGCTGCCGGCGACGCAGGATGTCGACACGTTCGTCGGCGGACTCGTCCGGATGGCGGAGTTCGAGATCGACGCTGACAGTCCGGTCGCGGAGATGACCGTTCAGGAGGCCGATTGTTACGACTCGCTGACGTTCGCGGCCATTTTCCGCGGCGACGAGATGATCGTCGCCGGCGGGGACACCGTCATTCGGGCCGGCGACCGGGTCGTCGTTATCGGAAGCGCCGGCTCCGTCGCCGACTTCGCCGGCGACGTGGTTCCGTCGACGACCGACGACGAGGAAGTCATCATCGTCGGCGCCAGCGAAATCGGCTTTCAGGCCGCCCGCGAGTTCGAAGAACACGGGTATCGGCCGCGACTGATCGAACGGGACCCCGATCGCGCACGGGAAGTCGCCGAATCGCTCCCCAACACGCTCGTGATGGAAAGCGACGCCACCGACACCGAGTTCCTCGCGCGCGAACACGTCGACGAGGCCGACGTCGTCGTCGCCGCGCTCGACGGGGACGAGAAGAACCTCCTCGTCTCTCTGCTGGCCGAACGACTCGGCGTCGATCGAACCGTCGCGGTCATCGAGAACCGCGAGTACACGGATCTCTTCGAGACGGTCGGCGTCGACGTCGCGGTCAATCCCCGCGAGGAGACCGCCGAGGAGATCGTTCGCTTCACGCGAGCGGGCCACACCGAGAAGGTCGCGATGCTGGAACACGATCGCGCGGAGGTCATCGAGTTCGAGGTCAGTCCGGAGAGCGTGCTGGCCGGCGAGACGATCGTCGACGCGACAGCGGCGCTCCCGAACGGCGTCGTCATCGGAGCGATCTCCCGAGGCGGCGAACTCGTGACGCCTCGCGGGGAGACGGTCGTCGAACCCGGGGACCACGTGGTCGTGTTCGTCGACGCGAAGGTACTCGACGCAGTCATCGAGGCGATTTAG
- a CDS encoding VOC family protein — MTTANAHDLQSHHVGITVDDLEAVLPFYRDVLGFDVADRFEVDGEAFSDAVGVDGAAANFVHLEANGVRVELVEYEPQARASPGAGLNQPGAKHLGFTVDDLEAFYSDLPDDVETVSEPQTTATGNSILFLRDPEDNLVEVLEIAE, encoded by the coding sequence ATGACGACCGCGAACGCACACGACCTGCAGTCCCACCACGTCGGAATCACCGTCGACGACCTCGAGGCCGTCCTGCCCTTCTACCGCGACGTCCTCGGCTTCGACGTCGCCGATCGGTTCGAGGTCGACGGCGAGGCGTTCTCCGACGCCGTCGGGGTCGACGGCGCCGCCGCGAACTTCGTCCACCTCGAGGCCAACGGCGTCCGCGTCGAACTCGTCGAGTACGAGCCCCAGGCTCGAGCGTCGCCGGGCGCCGGACTGAATCAGCCGGGCGCGAAACACCTCGGGTTCACGGTCGACGACCTCGAAGCGTTCTATTCCGACCTGCCGGACGACGTCGAGACGGTAAGCGAACCGCAGACGACCGCGACCGGAAACTCGATTCTGTTCCTGCGGGATCCCGAGGACAACCTCGTCGAAGTGCTCGAGATCGCCGAGTAG
- a CDS encoding DUF2240 family protein, with the protein MSLRVAAAAPFIQNGTTRLEEGEFVVALSLDRDWFSPDQAKRLIDIATREGLLERDGDDLVAGFDPSEVTVPEEFVPDEDILQERSAFERVLDALVADGMEKHEAVGAINALQSDLGVTIEAAAVVYARREGLEVDDIAPIARDAIVEAGAEAEPEPEEG; encoded by the coding sequence ATGAGTCTTCGCGTCGCCGCCGCCGCACCCTTCATCCAGAACGGCACCACTCGCCTCGAGGAAGGCGAGTTCGTCGTCGCGCTCTCGCTGGATCGCGACTGGTTCTCGCCCGACCAGGCTAAGCGCCTGATCGACATCGCGACGCGCGAGGGACTGCTCGAGCGCGACGGTGACGACCTCGTGGCCGGATTCGACCCGTCGGAGGTAACGGTCCCCGAGGAGTTCGTCCCCGACGAAGACATTCTGCAGGAGCGATCGGCGTTCGAACGGGTGCTGGACGCGCTCGTCGCCGACGGCATGGAGAAACACGAGGCCGTCGGGGCGATCAACGCCCTCCAGAGCGACCTCGGCGTCACGATCGAGGCGGCCGCGGTCGTCTACGCCCGCCGCGAGGGACTCGAGGTCGACGATATCGCGCCGATCGCCCGCGACGCGATCGTCGAGGCCGGAGCGGAAGCCGAACCTGAACCCGAAGAGGGTTAG